The following are encoded in a window of Fluviibacter phosphoraccumulans genomic DNA:
- a CDS encoding efflux transporter outer membrane subunit encodes MPVLAEPEKLRSGTPIVQEGESVSNYAWWTRFKDPQLNDLIDQALTNNHDMQIAVANVEQAEAQLRAAQYAWLPTLDAQGGAMGSGGIDTSYSNRGSASFSNGLGRLSVVYGTFVPSYSLNVFALINQTRVAEASLEIQKAARHSVQLTVIGQVSGGYFNLLSARRELALQEKKIELLSRLKEAHHTRLSAGGANATSLLETESRLRLAQAMLKDVHDDIQKTENAIQLLTGKMPGAFSTSKSPADFSIEGLIPSNLPSMVLHQRPDLLMAKNNLRAASAQIGVANAAFFPNISLTGLIGGASAMLTNLFSVQGGFWGATGTVAAPVLNARKFAEVSVAEAKQKAAYANYLQAVKSAFSDVDSQLTSMQIANQKQADLLAANKAAQRLTAINVAQYKAGVRDIRFALEAEAEAIESERLVNGGSARQLSQLVTVFQSLAAGYAVTASK; translated from the coding sequence ATGCCTGTATTGGCTGAGCCAGAAAAATTAAGAAGCGGCACTCCTATTGTCCAGGAAGGTGAAAGCGTTTCTAACTACGCTTGGTGGACCCGATTCAAGGATCCACAGCTCAATGATTTAATCGATCAAGCTTTGACTAACAACCACGACATGCAGATTGCGGTTGCCAATGTTGAACAAGCAGAAGCTCAATTGCGTGCAGCTCAATATGCATGGCTTCCGACCCTGGATGCCCAAGGGGGCGCTATGGGCTCCGGAGGAATAGATACATCCTATTCCAACAGAGGCAGTGCTAGTTTCAGCAACGGGTTGGGTCGACTTTCCGTGGTCTATGGCACTTTTGTTCCTTCATATTCACTCAATGTCTTCGCCCTGATTAATCAAACGCGGGTTGCTGAAGCCTCGCTTGAAATCCAAAAGGCGGCACGACACTCTGTGCAGTTGACTGTCATTGGACAAGTCTCAGGTGGTTATTTCAATCTCCTCTCTGCCCGTCGTGAGCTTGCCCTCCAAGAGAAAAAGATCGAATTGCTTTCGCGTTTGAAGGAAGCTCACCATACGCGTTTGAGCGCAGGTGGCGCGAATGCAACCAGTCTGCTCGAAACAGAATCTCGGCTGCGTTTGGCGCAGGCAATGCTTAAAGATGTCCATGATGATATCCAGAAAACAGAAAATGCAATTCAATTGTTGACTGGAAAGATGCCAGGTGCATTTTCTACGAGCAAATCACCGGCTGACTTTTCTATTGAGGGTTTAATTCCATCTAATCTTCCATCGATGGTTTTGCATCAGCGGCCTGATTTATTGATGGCTAAAAACAATCTCCGGGCTGCAAGTGCCCAAATTGGTGTTGCCAATGCTGCATTTTTCCCAAATATTTCTTTGACAGGGCTGATAGGTGGTGCATCGGCAATGCTGACGAACTTGTTTTCAGTTCAGGGTGGGTTTTGGGGAGCCACGGGTACGGTCGCAGCTCCCGTGCTTAATGCCAGAAAGTTTGCTGAGGTGAGTGTTGCCGAAGCAAAGCAAAAGGCAGCATACGCGAACTATTTGCAAGCGGTGAAATCCGCATTTAGTGATGTGGATAGCCAACTAACTAGTATGCAAATCGCGAACCAAAAGCAAGCTGATCTTTTGGCTGCGAATAAAGCTGCTCAACGCCTGACAGCCATAAACGTTGCACAATACAAAGCTGGAGTGAGAGACATACGGTTCGCCTTGGAAGCTGAAGCTGAAGCCATTGAATCTGAACGACTGGTCAATGGTGGAAGTGCCAGGCAGCTTTCTCAGCTAGTTACCGTATTCCAATCTTTGGCTGCTGGGTATGCAGTTACAGCGTCAAAGTAA
- a CDS encoding ABC transporter permease: MHKEFTLIRRDRGTVAMLLILPVMMLVLFGFAIQLDPKLLPTAVIDHDQSPLTRSIITNIEASGYFKVVDSNATEAKAETEMSEGALTFILTFPGGFTRDFVRGENPQILIEVDGSDPGNSMNAVSHLQPIIDQSIFEFTSKGLTTPYLQGKKREATLIVHRNYNETNKSVFNIVPGLIGVLLTLTLVMITSTAITSEREAGTMELLLTTPLKPAEIILGKVIPYVLVGYVQLTIIVAFGLLVIGLPFEGSMLLLYLASAPFIVANLMIGMLFSTFARTAMQAVIMSIFFQLPSMFITGYVFTFYGMPGWARNAGSLLPMTYYMRIVRGIFLKGSDTLTLMPSILMLCAIATVLVVVTSMKFRKTLD, translated from the coding sequence ATGCACAAGGAATTCACGTTAATCCGGCGTGATCGCGGAACGGTGGCTATGCTGCTTATTTTACCGGTCATGATGCTGGTTTTATTCGGCTTCGCGATTCAGTTAGACCCCAAGCTGTTGCCTACAGCTGTCATCGATCATGATCAAAGCCCCTTAACCAGAAGCATCATCACCAATATCGAGGCTTCCGGATATTTCAAAGTGGTGGATTCAAATGCGACTGAAGCGAAAGCCGAAACCGAGATGTCGGAAGGCGCGCTAACGTTTATTCTGACCTTTCCAGGTGGGTTCACCAGAGATTTTGTTCGTGGCGAGAACCCGCAGATATTGATTGAAGTTGATGGATCTGATCCGGGCAACAGCATGAATGCAGTCAGCCATCTGCAGCCTATTATCGATCAATCGATTTTCGAGTTCACGAGCAAGGGCCTGACAACACCATACCTTCAGGGAAAGAAGCGTGAAGCTACACTGATCGTTCATCGCAACTACAACGAAACGAATAAGAGTGTCTTCAATATTGTTCCAGGGTTAATTGGCGTTCTCCTAACTCTGACACTTGTCATGATTACCTCCACTGCGATTACCTCAGAACGAGAGGCGGGGACGATGGAGTTGTTGCTGACGACACCACTCAAGCCAGCGGAGATTATTCTGGGTAAAGTAATTCCGTACGTATTGGTGGGATACGTTCAGTTGACGATTATCGTTGCTTTTGGTCTGCTGGTGATCGGTCTTCCTTTTGAAGGAAGTATGCTACTGCTCTACTTGGCCAGCGCACCCTTTATTGTCGCCAATTTGATGATCGGAATGCTTTTTTCGACTTTTGCACGAACCGCCATGCAAGCGGTCATCATGAGCATCTTCTTTCAGCTCCCTTCGATGTTTATTACTGGGTATGTCTTCACCTTTTATGGGATGCCCGGTTGGGCGCGCAATGCTGGGTCGTTGTTGCCCATGACCTACTACATGAGAATTGTGCGCGGGATATTTCTGAAAGGTAGCGATACCCTCACGCTAATGCCCAGCATATTGATGCTCTGTGCAATCGCCACGGTTCTCGTCGTTGTGACGAGTATGAAATTTCGCAAAACACTGGATTAA